From one Henningerozyma blattae CBS 6284 chromosome 1, complete genome genomic stretch:
- the COX15 gene encoding Cox15p (similar to Saccharomyces cerevisiae COX15 (YER141W); ancestral locus Anc_8.183): MILRNVFRTCGGKSVLYRSSLGIACKNTTLRVSYSTTPLSLKSTSRPFAGSILSQSSFYKTKFKNARFQSTTTANNANNSSNEIPSETMIKFSKNTGYWLIGTSGLVFGIVIFGGLTRLTESGLSITEWKPVTGTIPPLNQKQWEDEFEKYKASPEFKQLNSNMDLDEFKFIFFMEWFHRVWGRAIGIVFIVPAMYLVARRKTSAHVNKSLLVLTGLLGLQGFIGWWMVYSGLDQKQLDARNSKPTVSQYRLTTHLGAAFLLYTGMIWVGLEMLRDAKWMKNPKDALKLFKQLDNPALKNLRPMSFAILAFTFLTAMSGGMVAGLDAGWIYNTWPKMGETWFPSSRELLDDHFARKDDKSDLFWRNMLENPTTVQMNHRLFAYTAFCSILALHLYCSKRKAIIPRHINMTMHAMMGFVTLQVTLGVLTLLYMVPISLASLHQGGALALFTTSIIFASQLRKPRAEMRNLITLIDKQGPRVSKILTETAKLKK, translated from the coding sequence atgatATTGAGAAACGTATTTCGTACCTGTGGGGGTAAATCTGTATTATACCGCTCCTCATTAGGAATTGCTTGTAAGAATACTACATTACGTGTATCTTACTCCACTACTCCATTAAGTCTTAAGAGCACTTCACGTCCATTTGCTGGTTCTATTTTGAGCCAAAGTAGTTTCTATAAAACAAAGTTTAAAAATGCCAGATTTCAAAGTACAACAACTGCTAATAATGCTAACAATTCTTCTAATGAAATTCCAAGTGAAACTatgattaaattttctaagAACACAGGGTACTGGTTAATTGGTACGTCCGGTTTAGTTTTTGGTATTGTCATTTTTGGCGGTTTGACAAGATTAACAGAATCTGGTTTAAGTATTACTGAATGGAAACCTGTTACTGGTACTATTCCACCATTGAACCAAAAGCAATGGGAGGacgaatttgaaaaatataaggCTTCACCAGaatttaaacaattgaatTCTAATATGGATTTggatgaatttaaatttattttctttatgGAATGGTTCCATAGAGTATGGGGTAGAGCCATTGGAATTGTCTTCATTGTTCCTGCAATGTATTTAGTAGCTCGTAGAAAGACATCGGCTCATGTTAATAAGAGTTTACTAGTGTTAACTGGTCTATTGGGTCTTCAAGGTTTTATCGGTTGGTGGATGGTTTATTCTGGTTTAGATCAAAAGCAATTAGATGCCAGAAATTCCAAACCTACTGTTTCTCAATATAGATTAACTACACATTTAGGTGCAGCCTTCTTATTATATACTGGTATGATTTGGGTTGGATTAGAAATGTTAAGAGATGCTAAATGGATGAAAAATCCAAAGGACgctttaaaattatttaagcAATTAGATAACCCagctttaaaaaatttgagaCCAATGTCATTTGCAATCTTGGCTTTTACTTTCTTGACAGCTATGTCTGGTGGTATGGTTGCAGGGTTAGATGCTGGTTGGATTTATAACACATGGCCAAAGATGGGTGAAACTTGGTTCCCAAGTTCCCgtgaattattagatgatcATTTTGCACGCAAGGATGATAAAAGTGATTTGTTTTGGAGAAATATGTTAGAAAATCCAACTACTGTTCAAATGAACCACAGATTATTTGCTTATACTGCCTTCTGTTCCATCTTAGCTTTACATTTGTACTGCAGTAAAAGAAAGGCAATTATTCCAAGGCATATCAATATGACCATGCATGCTATGATGGGATTCGTTACTTTACAAGTTACTTTGGGTGTTCTTACCTTATTGTATATGGTACCTATCTCTTTAGCATCCTTACATCAAGGTGGTGCTTTGGCATTGTTTACCACATCAATCATTTTCGCATCTCAGTTGAGAAAACCAAGAGCTGAAATGCGTAATTTAATTacattaattgataaacaAGGTCCACGAGTAAGTAAGATTTTAACTGAAACTGccaaattaaagaaatag